A stretch of the uncultured Trichococcus sp. genome encodes the following:
- the pdxS gene encoding pyridoxal 5'-phosphate synthase lyase subunit PdxS, translating to MTTKIIGSEKVKRGMAQMQKGGVIMDVVNAEQARIAEAAGAVAVMALERVPSDIRAAGGVARMADPSIVEAVMSAVSIPVMAKARIGHITEARILEAMGVDYIDESEVLTPADEEFHLLKSDYTVPFVCGCRDLGEALRRIGEGASMLRTKGEPGTGNIVEAVRHMRKVNGQIRQLITKSDDELMTFAKEIGAPYELVKEIKLLGKLPVVNFAAGGVATPADAALMMSLGADGVFVGSGIFKAENPEKFARAIVRATTNYEDYALLAELSKGLGEPMKGIDITTLHASERMQERGW from the coding sequence ATGACAACAAAAATCATCGGTTCAGAAAAAGTAAAACGCGGGATGGCCCAAATGCAAAAAGGGGGCGTCATCATGGATGTCGTGAACGCGGAGCAGGCACGGATCGCCGAAGCGGCTGGTGCCGTGGCGGTCATGGCTTTGGAGCGCGTGCCATCGGACATCCGCGCAGCCGGTGGGGTTGCCCGAATGGCGGATCCCAGCATCGTCGAGGCAGTGATGAGTGCGGTGAGCATTCCCGTCATGGCGAAAGCCCGAATCGGCCACATCACCGAAGCACGCATCCTGGAAGCGATGGGTGTCGACTATATCGACGAGAGCGAAGTGCTGACCCCCGCCGATGAAGAATTCCACCTTTTGAAATCCGACTATACTGTTCCTTTCGTCTGCGGTTGCCGCGATCTGGGTGAAGCACTGCGCCGCATCGGTGAAGGAGCTTCGATGCTGCGTACGAAAGGCGAGCCAGGGACCGGCAATATCGTGGAAGCCGTCCGCCATATGCGCAAAGTCAACGGCCAAATCCGCCAGTTGATCACAAAATCGGACGATGAATTGATGACATTCGCCAAGGAAATCGGAGCACCTTACGAACTGGTAAAGGAAATCAAACTGCTAGGGAAGCTGCCTGTCGTGAACTTCGCAGCCGGTGGTGTCGCAACGCCGGCTGACGCAGCCTTGATGATGAGCTTGGGTGCGGATGGTGTTTTCGTCGGATCGGGCATCTTCAAGGCCGAAAATCCCGAAAAATTCGCCCGTGCCATCGTCCGCGCGACAACCAACTACGAAGATTATGCCTTGTTGGCCGAACTGTCCAAAGGCTTGGGCGAACCGATGAAAGGGATCGATATCACTACGCTCCACGCCTCCGAACGCATGCAGGAAAGAGGCTGGTAA
- a CDS encoding PLP-dependent aminotransferase family protein, with the protein MVEWRLDQDRGMPLYQQLMQLIEEKIKAGDLVPGRALPAERKLAEELQVNRSTVIRALEELTTQGILIRKRGSGTFVNPNKWGMQTRPTINWRTSLTPDNLSVDTPYQRNVKQLLSQRKSREILDLGNGDLPKDLLPELKIPDISLGEMLHGEATFTKENRGIKATRESVQKHLQTAYGMTVPLEEIFITSGTQQSLFLITQGLLKPGDAIGIEAPSYFYSLRLFQAAGLRIIPIPMDGEGMTVKGLQEASLQYPLKMIFLNPVFQNPTGTVMSPERKQAILDYCLLKRIPIVEDDAYGSFVFDESVDNRPLKSLDKRQQVLYLGSLSKFAGQHIRIGWMVGPAAIVRELADIRDQIDSGLSFLPQLLAEHYLTSEITDHLPIIVKALKERADKLQTWLRTKYGQEISFEPAKGGYHLYCHFANKTAAEMDELLQELLEEKVVVKEGIQFGDKKNAVRFSFGHFLERDEKI; encoded by the coding sequence ATGGTGGAGTGGAGACTGGATCAGGATAGGGGCATGCCGCTCTATCAACAGCTGATGCAACTGATCGAAGAGAAAATCAAAGCCGGTGATTTGGTCCCCGGCCGGGCCTTGCCGGCGGAACGCAAGTTGGCGGAGGAACTGCAGGTCAACCGGTCTACCGTCATCCGGGCACTGGAAGAGCTGACGACGCAGGGGATCCTCATCCGCAAAAGGGGTAGCGGGACATTCGTGAATCCGAATAAATGGGGGATGCAGACAAGGCCCACCATCAATTGGCGGACCTCCTTGACCCCGGATAATCTTTCGGTGGACACTCCTTACCAAAGGAACGTCAAGCAGCTATTGTCACAGCGCAAGTCGCGCGAAATCCTTGATTTGGGCAATGGGGATTTGCCGAAGGACCTCTTGCCGGAACTGAAGATCCCGGATATTTCGCTGGGGGAAATGTTGCACGGGGAAGCGACCTTCACCAAGGAAAACCGAGGGATCAAGGCAACGAGGGAAAGCGTCCAAAAACACCTGCAGACTGCGTACGGGATGACTGTCCCGCTGGAGGAAATCTTCATCACTTCGGGAACCCAGCAATCATTGTTTTTGATTACGCAAGGGCTGCTGAAACCGGGCGATGCTATCGGTATCGAAGCACCATCTTATTTCTATTCTTTGCGATTATTCCAGGCTGCCGGTCTGCGGATCATTCCGATTCCGATGGATGGGGAGGGAATGACCGTCAAGGGCCTCCAGGAAGCTTCCTTGCAGTATCCTCTGAAGATGATTTTTCTGAATCCGGTTTTCCAGAATCCGACAGGAACGGTCATGAGTCCTGAGCGGAAACAGGCCATCCTTGATTATTGTTTGCTGAAGCGCATCCCGATCGTGGAGGATGATGCATACGGAAGCTTTGTTTTTGATGAATCCGTCGATAACCGTCCGTTGAAAAGCTTGGATAAAAGGCAACAAGTGCTGTATCTGGGTTCCTTGTCCAAATTTGCCGGCCAGCACATCCGGATCGGTTGGATGGTTGGACCAGCCGCCATTGTCCGGGAATTGGCCGACATCCGCGATCAGATCGACTCCGGATTGAGTTTCTTGCCGCAGCTGCTGGCCGAGCATTATTTGACCAGCGAGATTACTGACCATCTCCCGATCATTGTTAAAGCTTTGAAAGAACGCGCCGACAAATTGCAGACGTGGCTCAGAACCAAATATGGGCAAGAGATAAGTTTTGAGCCGGCGAAGGGCGGCTACCATCTTTATTGTCATTTCGCCAATAAAACCGCTGCCGAGATGGATGAACTGCTGCAGGAATTGTTGGAAGAAAAAGTGGTCGTGAAGGAAGGCATCCAATTCGGCGACAAAAAAAATGCCGTTCGTTTCAGTTTTGGCCATTTTTTGGAGCGGGATGAAAAGATATGA
- a CDS encoding LacI family DNA-binding transcriptional regulator, whose amino-acid sequence MSTILDVAEKAKVSIATVSRALNNQPGCSEETRKKVMRIAQELGYEPNEVARSLINKKTNTIGVIIPEISSLLSSEFINGIDAIAKQESSNLIVTYTKSNIVSTEENLKMLHEKRVDGIIFVSEILRKEYYDYIKRNNIPCVLLSTKSAEYASVPYVKVDDYDASYAATNYLIEMGHKKIGLISGSSADPIAGNPRIDGYKKAISDNLHMEVTEKQVVSGNGFGFDDGRDNFIQLMKQYPDLTAIFCASDEMAIGAISAAYKLGISIPEDVSIMGYDNLKISEMSVPPLTTTAQPLVKMAEKATEILFKIINKKDSDVHSIIMPYQIIERESVKNIK is encoded by the coding sequence GTGAGTACAATACTAGATGTTGCAGAAAAAGCAAAAGTTTCTATCGCTACAGTCTCCAGAGCCTTAAATAATCAGCCTGGCTGTTCGGAAGAAACAAGAAAAAAAGTTATGAGAATAGCTCAAGAATTGGGTTATGAACCAAACGAAGTCGCCAGAAGCTTAATAAATAAAAAAACGAATACGATAGGTGTTATTATTCCTGAGATTTCAAGTCTGTTGAGTTCAGAATTCATCAATGGAATTGATGCTATAGCCAAGCAAGAAAGTTCAAACTTGATTGTCACCTATACGAAATCGAATATTGTAAGCACAGAAGAGAATCTAAAGATGCTGCACGAGAAGCGAGTGGATGGTATTATATTCGTCAGTGAAATCCTGCGAAAGGAATATTATGACTATATAAAAAGAAATAATATTCCTTGTGTATTGCTGTCTACGAAATCAGCTGAATATGCGAGTGTCCCATATGTAAAAGTTGATGATTATGATGCATCTTATGCAGCCACTAATTATTTGATCGAGATGGGGCATAAAAAAATTGGTTTAATCAGTGGAAGTTCTGCAGATCCAATTGCGGGGAATCCACGAATTGACGGTTACAAAAAAGCAATATCAGATAATCTTCACATGGAAGTTACAGAAAAACAAGTAGTGTCAGGAAATGGGTTTGGATTCGATGATGGAAGAGATAACTTCATTCAATTAATGAAGCAATATCCTGATTTGACAGCGATATTTTGTGCGAGCGATGAAATGGCTATCGGAGCGATCTCTGCTGCGTATAAATTAGGTATCAGTATTCCGGAAGATGTCTCTATTATGGGATATGATAATTTGAAAATATCTGAGATGTCAGTACCGCCGTTGACAACAACAGCTCAGCCATTAGTAAAAATGGCTGAAAAGGCAACTGAAATATTGTTCAAAATCATAAATAAAAAGGATAGCGATGTGCATTCGATTATCATGCCATATCAAATCATTGAAAGAGAAAGTGTAAAAAATATAAAGTAA
- a CDS encoding ABC transporter substrate-binding protein → MKTKKLLMTTISISSILLLTACGGAASSEGAEENGITLELFSNKSENIKTLESVIEKFEAANPDVNIELQSPPEAETVLKTRLTKNDVPDIMSIGGNATFGELARAGVLVDISDTKLLETVQPAYLDMSNRLVGTEIKGDFGIPYATNANGVIINQDKLDKLGLAIPTTYTEFIAALEIAKEQGEVPILFTLKDAWTALPIWNGLGGNLAPENFAELKNAGDASFAEDYTEVATKIAELVKYGEGDMFGLGYDDGNKQFANGEGLFYIQGNWAIPEILKNNPEANINFMALPSSDDPTQNKLVSGIDVMLAVSESSEHKEEAMKFVEFMISEEIASKYINEQKAFSAIQGVLQEDPTFTNIKVFFEDGNIDSFPDHFYPAGLGAENIIQSYLIDGEEDTFLKSMDSEWDKVVNR, encoded by the coding sequence ATGAAAACAAAAAAATTATTAATGACTACTATTTCCATCTCTTCAATTTTACTTTTGACAGCTTGTGGGGGTGCGGCGAGCAGTGAAGGCGCTGAGGAGAACGGTATCACCTTGGAATTATTCAGTAATAAAAGTGAAAATATAAAAACTTTGGAATCTGTAATCGAAAAATTTGAAGCAGCAAACCCAGATGTGAATATCGAATTGCAGTCACCACCTGAAGCCGAAACCGTATTAAAAACGAGGTTAACTAAAAATGATGTGCCAGATATTATGTCTATTGGCGGAAATGCTACATTTGGAGAACTTGCAAGGGCAGGTGTTTTAGTGGATATATCTGACACAAAATTATTGGAAACCGTCCAGCCAGCTTACCTTGACATGTCCAATAGATTGGTTGGGACTGAGATAAAAGGTGATTTTGGTATCCCGTACGCCACAAATGCTAATGGTGTAATAATCAATCAAGACAAATTGGATAAATTGGGGCTTGCCATTCCTACAACGTATACAGAATTTATTGCTGCTCTGGAAATTGCAAAAGAGCAAGGAGAAGTTCCGATACTTTTCACTCTCAAAGATGCATGGACCGCATTGCCCATATGGAATGGACTTGGCGGGAACTTAGCCCCAGAAAATTTTGCTGAACTTAAAAACGCAGGCGATGCCAGTTTTGCTGAAGATTATACTGAAGTAGCAACTAAAATAGCAGAATTAGTAAAGTATGGCGAGGGCGATATGTTCGGATTGGGTTATGATGACGGTAATAAGCAATTCGCTAATGGAGAAGGACTTTTCTATATACAAGGTAACTGGGCAATCCCTGAAATATTAAAAAATAATCCTGAAGCAAACATAAACTTTATGGCTTTACCATCTTCAGACGATCCGACGCAAAATAAACTTGTTTCAGGAATTGACGTAATGCTGGCAGTCAGTGAATCATCCGAGCATAAAGAAGAGGCTATGAAATTTGTTGAATTTATGATCAGCGAAGAAATTGCCAGCAAATATATTAATGAACAAAAAGCTTTTTCTGCCATCCAAGGTGTACTGCAAGAAGATCCTACCTTTACAAATATCAAAGTATTCTTTGAAGATGGAAACATAGACAGTTTCCCTGATCATTTCTATCCGGCTGGTTTGGGTGCGGAAAATATTATTCAATCCTACCTAATCGACGGCGAGGAAGATACTTTTCTTAAGTCGATGGACAGCGAATGGGATAAAGTAGTAAACCGATAA
- a CDS encoding sugar ABC transporter permease, whose product MKKSFNKVYLAIMIPALIIFFVLHTYPLLQGVFYSFTDWKGYGNFEFVGLKNYFNVFKDDRVGHAYLFTIGFAIISTVITNIISLALAIGLNSKISFKRSLRGVYFLPYILGTLVIGYIFNFIFSYFLPAIGKNLGIALLANNILGNPDLAWIGIVIVAVWQSTAFNTILYLSGLVTIDPDLYEAADIDGATSWIKFKEITFPLIAPFFIINVVVSMKNYLMVFDQIVALTGGGPGTSTESISLLIYKGGFSGGEFAYQSANAVIFFIIVVAISLFQIKILEKRNA is encoded by the coding sequence ATGAAAAAGTCATTCAATAAAGTCTATCTAGCAATAATGATTCCTGCACTCATTATATTTTTTGTACTTCATACTTACCCACTTTTACAAGGTGTTTTTTACAGTTTTACGGACTGGAAGGGGTATGGAAATTTTGAGTTTGTGGGTTTAAAAAATTATTTTAACGTTTTTAAAGACGATAGAGTAGGGCATGCCTATCTTTTTACGATAGGATTTGCAATCATCTCTACTGTCATAACGAACATTATCAGTTTGGCGCTGGCTATCGGATTAAATTCTAAAATTTCATTTAAAAGGTCACTTAGGGGTGTTTACTTCCTTCCGTACATATTAGGTACATTAGTTATCGGGTACATTTTTAATTTCATTTTTTCATATTTTTTACCAGCCATCGGTAAAAATTTAGGTATTGCCTTGTTGGCCAATAATATCCTCGGTAATCCGGATTTGGCTTGGATAGGCATCGTCATCGTGGCAGTTTGGCAATCAACTGCATTCAACACGATCCTCTATCTGAGCGGCTTGGTCACTATAGATCCTGATTTGTATGAAGCTGCAGATATCGATGGGGCTACGTCATGGATAAAATTTAAGGAAATTACTTTCCCATTGATAGCACCGTTCTTCATAATCAACGTTGTTGTATCGATGAAAAATTATTTGATGGTTTTTGATCAAATTGTGGCATTGACTGGCGGTGGACCTGGTACCTCAACAGAATCCATCTCACTCTTGATCTATAAGGGTGGATTCTCTGGTGGAGAATTTGCTTATCAATCCGCAAATGCGGTCATCTTCTTCATCATAGTTGTGGCTATATCCCTGTTCCAAATTAAAATATTAGAAAAGAGGAATGCTTGA
- a CDS encoding carbohydrate ABC transporter permease, with product MSNSKTNWMTTTLLMIGSLFVLFPLYLTITIAFKTPLELAQNSILALPESWSLQNFVTAIEMTNFFRALANSLLITIPTVILTILFHSIISYVITRNLQKKMYKFIYFYIISAMFVPFSIIMLPIVKQTSSWNMDNLGGLVVLYLVLNLAFNLFIYTGYIKSIPVELEEAAIIDGATTWQVFWKVIFPLLKPINATVAITTTLGVWNDFMLPLVVLSGKNEAATLPLTQYIFQSEFSTDYTLSFASYLLSMLPMLILYFVAQKRIIAGVTRGAVK from the coding sequence ATGAGCAATTCTAAAACGAACTGGATGACGACAACTTTACTGATGATCGGCTCACTCTTTGTTTTATTTCCTTTATACCTGACGATTACGATAGCCTTTAAAACGCCCTTGGAATTAGCTCAAAACAGCATCTTGGCACTTCCAGAGAGCTGGTCATTGCAGAATTTTGTTACAGCCATAGAGATGACAAACTTCTTTCGGGCGTTGGCGAATAGTTTGCTAATTACGATTCCGACAGTAATTTTGACAATTTTATTCCATTCAATCATCTCGTATGTAATTACCCGTAATCTTCAAAAAAAAATGTATAAATTTATCTATTTTTATATCATAAGTGCCATGTTTGTACCATTCTCAATCATTATGTTGCCTATTGTAAAACAAACTTCCAGTTGGAATATGGATAATTTAGGCGGATTAGTGGTCCTATATTTAGTATTGAATTTAGCTTTTAATCTTTTTATCTACACAGGTTATATAAAGTCGATTCCTGTTGAATTGGAAGAAGCTGCCATCATCGATGGTGCTACAACATGGCAAGTTTTTTGGAAAGTCATTTTCCCGCTGCTCAAGCCGATCAACGCTACTGTAGCAATAACCACAACATTGGGTGTTTGGAATGATTTCATGTTACCACTAGTAGTATTGAGTGGGAAAAATGAAGCTGCGACATTACCACTGACACAATATATATTCCAGTCAGAATTCAGCACGGATTACACCTTATCATTTGCATCGTATTTATTATCGATGCTGCCTATGTTGATTCTCTACTTCGTTGCACAAAAAAGAATTATCGCGGGTGTCACTAGAGGTGCCGTAAAATGA
- a CDS encoding Gfo/Idh/MocA family oxidoreductase: MIKIGIIGCGGIANNKHMPALAKVEAVEMVAFCDIIEERASKAREEFGTDAANVYTDYKELLKNQEIDVIHVCTPNISHAEISIAAMESGKHVMCEKPMAKTSEEAEAMIAAMNRTGKKLTIGYQNRFRKDSSYLHKICQKGELGDIYNAKAHAIRRRAVPTWGVFLDEEAQGGGPLIDIGTHALDLTLWMMNNYKPKYVVGNTYHKLAQTENAANAFGPWNPDEFTVEDSAFGFIVMENGATIFLESSWALNTLEVGEAKTTLHGTQGGADMKDGLRINGEADGMMYDKTMVLEPGGVDFYDGSGDDPAYLEAKQWIESIQNDTEPVVSPEQALVVTQILEAIYQSAKTGTPVYINQHKEELGKILV, from the coding sequence ATGATCAAAATTGGAATTATCGGTTGCGGAGGAATTGCAAACAACAAACACATGCCAGCTTTGGCTAAAGTGGAAGCTGTTGAAATGGTGGCGTTCTGTGACATTATCGAGGAACGGGCAAGCAAAGCAAGAGAGGAATTTGGAACAGATGCTGCGAACGTCTACACAGACTACAAAGAGCTTTTAAAAAATCAAGAGATTGATGTCATTCACGTCTGCACACCAAATATTTCTCATGCTGAAATCTCAATCGCAGCGATGGAATCCGGTAAACATGTGATGTGTGAAAAACCGATGGCTAAAACTTCGGAAGAAGCGGAAGCTATGATAGCCGCGATGAATCGGACCGGGAAAAAGTTGACGATCGGTTATCAGAATCGATTCAGAAAAGATTCTTCCTATTTGCACAAAATCTGTCAAAAGGGAGAATTGGGAGACATTTATAACGCAAAAGCGCATGCGATCAGGAGACGCGCGGTTCCTACCTGGGGCGTATTTCTCGATGAAGAAGCGCAAGGCGGCGGCCCGTTGATTGATATCGGAACGCACGCGCTTGATCTGACATTGTGGATGATGAATAACTACAAACCAAAGTATGTTGTGGGGAATACGTATCATAAATTGGCGCAGACTGAAAATGCCGCAAATGCTTTCGGGCCGTGGAACCCGGATGAATTCACCGTAGAGGATTCCGCTTTCGGCTTCATTGTTATGGAGAACGGAGCGACGATTTTCCTGGAATCCAGTTGGGCTTTGAACACTTTGGAGGTAGGCGAAGCTAAAACGACACTGCACGGGACTCAGGGCGGGGCTGATATGAAGGATGGTTTGCGTATCAATGGTGAAGCTGATGGCATGATGTACGACAAAACGATGGTGCTGGAGCCTGGTGGAGTAGACTTCTACGACGGATCGGGTGATGATCCCGCCTATCTGGAAGCGAAACAATGGATTGAGAGCATCCAAAACGATACAGAACCGGTTGTGTCACCTGAACAGGCATTGGTAGTGACCCAAATACTGGAAGCCATTTATCAATCTGCCAAGACCGGAACGCCGGTATACATCAATCAACATAAAGAAGAGTTGGGAAAAATACTGGTCTGA
- a CDS encoding ThuA domain-containing protein: MKVTVWNEYRHEKTDEAVAKVYPKGIHGQIESFLKEAGLDVKTATLDEPEHGLTEAVLAETDVLVWWGHIAHNEVTDEIVNRVHEHVLKGMGLVVLHSAHMSKIFMKLMGTSCDLKWREAEEKERIWVVNPSHPIADGIGEYIELEKEEMYGEHFDVPTPDELIFVGWYEGGNVFRSGMTYRRGNGKIFYFQPGHETYPTYYNKDIQQVIINGIDWCRPSKRAYPAYGNSQALEEIKNGQQPV, from the coding sequence ATGAAAGTAACGGTATGGAACGAATATCGGCATGAAAAAACGGATGAGGCTGTAGCAAAAGTCTATCCCAAGGGAATACACGGGCAAATCGAAAGTTTCTTGAAGGAAGCAGGTTTGGATGTAAAGACAGCTACACTGGACGAACCGGAGCACGGCTTGACGGAAGCGGTCTTAGCAGAAACCGATGTGCTTGTCTGGTGGGGACACATTGCCCATAACGAAGTAACGGATGAAATAGTCAACCGCGTCCATGAACATGTCCTGAAAGGAATGGGGCTGGTCGTTTTGCACTCGGCGCATATGTCCAAAATTTTTATGAAATTGATGGGTACGAGTTGCGACCTGAAATGGCGCGAAGCCGAAGAAAAGGAACGGATTTGGGTAGTGAATCCAAGCCATCCAATCGCTGACGGAATCGGCGAATACATCGAGTTGGAAAAAGAAGAGATGTACGGCGAGCACTTTGATGTGCCGACGCCGGATGAATTGATTTTTGTCGGATGGTATGAAGGCGGAAATGTTTTCCGCAGCGGGATGACTTATAGACGCGGCAACGGGAAGATTTTTTATTTTCAGCCTGGTCATGAGACATACCCGACTTACTACAATAAAGATATCCAACAAGTCATCATAAACGGAATCGATTGGTGTAGACCGTCAAAGCGGGCGTATCCTGCTTACGGAAACAGCCAAGCGTTGGAAGAAATAAAAAATGGGCAGCAACCCGTATAA
- a CDS encoding sugar phosphate isomerase/epimerase translates to MKLGVFTPLFANLSFEDMLDKVQRAGLNAVEIGTGGNPGNHHCPTDELLESEEKRAAYLDELKKRNLTISAFSCHSNPISPDPKEAKASDEILRKTIRLAALMGVPVVNTFSGTAGDSEEATAPNWPVIPWPEVYTDIYKWQWENKLIPYWKEIGEMASEYGVKIGIELHGGFLCHTPYTLLKLRENTCDAIGVNLDPSHLWWQGIDPVGAIKILGEAGAIHHFHAKDTYLDQDNINMYGLLDMQPYGEVKTRAWTFRSVGCGHDVKVWSDMMSALRMYGYDYVVSIEHEDPLMSIDEGLNRAVTNLQSVLIKETPQDMWWA, encoded by the coding sequence ATGAAACTAGGTGTATTCACCCCTTTATTTGCAAATTTAAGTTTTGAAGACATGCTGGATAAAGTTCAGCGCGCAGGTTTGAACGCAGTGGAGATCGGAACCGGTGGGAATCCCGGGAATCATCACTGTCCGACAGATGAACTATTGGAAAGCGAAGAGAAGCGAGCAGCGTACTTGGATGAACTGAAAAAAAGGAACTTAACAATCAGTGCATTCAGCTGCCACAGCAACCCGATTTCACCAGATCCTAAAGAGGCAAAGGCAAGCGATGAAATACTAAGAAAAACCATCAGATTGGCTGCGTTGATGGGGGTACCAGTCGTCAACACTTTTTCCGGAACGGCAGGCGACAGCGAAGAGGCAACAGCACCGAATTGGCCGGTCATTCCTTGGCCGGAAGTCTACACCGATATTTATAAATGGCAATGGGAAAATAAGTTAATTCCTTACTGGAAAGAAATCGGAGAAATGGCCAGCGAATATGGCGTCAAGATTGGCATCGAATTGCACGGCGGTTTCTTATGCCACACACCGTACACGCTATTGAAATTGCGCGAAAATACCTGTGATGCAATCGGCGTGAACCTCGATCCCAGCCATTTGTGGTGGCAAGGGATTGATCCGGTAGGCGCCATTAAGATTCTGGGCGAAGCCGGAGCGATCCATCATTTCCATGCGAAAGACACCTATCTCGATCAGGACAACATCAATATGTATGGTTTGTTGGATATGCAACCGTATGGAGAGGTCAAAACGAGAGCATGGACATTCCGATCGGTTGGCTGTGGTCACGATGTAAAAGTATGGTCAGATATGATGAGTGCGTTGCGGATGTATGGTTATGATTATGTGGTCAGTATTGAACATGAAGACCCTTTGATGTCCATCGATGAAGGATTGAACAGAGCCGTTACGAATCTGCAATCCGTGCTGATTAAAGAGACCCCACAGGATATGTGGTGGGCGTAG
- a CDS encoding Gfo/Idh/MocA family oxidoreductase translates to MKKLKVTIIGYGGMGSFHAKLIQANPEVEVHGIFDILESRQQAGEADGYSAYVSLEEALDDETVDVILIATPNDVHKEIAVQALEAGKHVICEKPVTLNSNELLEIMDTAKEQGRVFMVHQNRRWDSDFQMVKDLYENRKIGEIFHVESRVQGANGIPGDWRHLKAHGGGMLLDWGVHLLDQLLYMIDSPLTKVAADLSYILGDEVDDGFISYLTFENGVTALVEVGTTNYVKLPRWYIKGTKGSAVIEDWDLKGKIVKQSGIEFVSAPKPIKAGQGLTKTMAPPSEEAIITEDFPKVIAQMDPFYTNFAKVVRCESEPIVKNEEVLQLMKIIESIFEAAETGQIMDVREHSYSNSCSEKGPLFIG, encoded by the coding sequence ATGAAGAAATTAAAAGTCACGATCATTGGTTACGGGGGCATGGGCAGCTTTCACGCTAAGCTGATTCAGGCAAATCCGGAAGTGGAAGTGCATGGGATATTCGATATTTTGGAAAGTCGGCAACAGGCTGGCGAAGCGGATGGCTACAGCGCCTATGTCAGTCTGGAAGAGGCTTTGGATGATGAAACGGTGGATGTCATACTGATTGCAACCCCGAATGATGTACACAAAGAAATCGCTGTCCAGGCGTTGGAGGCAGGAAAACATGTCATTTGCGAAAAGCCGGTGACACTTAACAGCAATGAACTGTTGGAAATAATGGATACCGCAAAGGAACAGGGGCGCGTATTTATGGTCCATCAAAACCGCCGTTGGGACAGTGATTTTCAGATGGTCAAGGATTTGTATGAGAATCGAAAAATCGGAGAGATTTTCCACGTCGAATCCCGTGTTCAGGGAGCCAATGGTATACCGGGTGACTGGCGCCATCTGAAAGCGCACGGCGGCGGAATGCTCTTGGATTGGGGTGTTCATTTGCTGGATCAGCTTTTGTATATGATCGACAGCCCTTTGACGAAAGTTGCCGCAGATTTGAGTTACATATTGGGCGATGAAGTGGACGACGGCTTCATCAGCTATCTGACTTTCGAAAATGGCGTAACCGCCCTTGTGGAAGTCGGAACAACCAATTATGTCAAACTCCCGCGTTGGTACATAAAAGGGACAAAAGGGTCGGCTGTGATAGAAGACTGGGATCTAAAGGGGAAAATCGTGAAACAAAGCGGGATCGAATTTGTGTCGGCACCCAAACCGATCAAAGCTGGCCAAGGCCTGACCAAAACGATGGCACCGCCTTCTGAAGAGGCGATCATAACAGAAGATTTTCCAAAAGTGATTGCCCAAATGGATCCGTTCTATACGAATTTCGCTAAAGTTGTCAGGTGCGAATCGGAACCTATCGTCAAAAATGAAGAAGTTCTTCAATTGATGAAGATCATCGAATCCATTTTTGAGGCAGCGGAGACGGGACAAATTATGGACGTAAGGGAACACAGCTACAGCAACTCGTGCAGCGAGAAGGGGCCCCTATTTATTGGCTAA